A region from the Lutra lutra chromosome 1, mLutLut1.2, whole genome shotgun sequence genome encodes:
- the LAMB2 gene encoding laminin subunit beta-2: MERASGDRGRDLRGQPGPWALRLGLLLSVLATALAQALVPDVPACSRGSCYPATGDLLVGRADRLTASSTCGLHGPQPYCIVSHLQDEKKCFLCDSRRPFSARDNPNSHRIQNVVTSFAPQRRTAWWQSENGVPVVTIQLDLEAEFHFTHLIMTFKTFRPAAMLVERSADFGRTWHVYRYFSYDCGADFPGVPLAPPRHWDDIVCESRYSEIEPSTEGEVIYRVLDPAIPIPDPYSPRIQNLLKITNLRVNLTRLHTLGDNLLDPRREIREKYYYALYELVVRGNCFCYGHASQCAPAPGAPAHAEGMVHGACVCKHNTRGLNCEQCQDFYHDLPWRPAEDGHSHACRKCECHGHAHSCHFDMAVYLASGNVSGGVCDGCQHNTAGRHCELCRPFFYRDPSKDLRDPAVCRSCDCDPMGSQDGGRCDPHDDPAMGLVSGQCRCKEHVVGSRCQQCRDGFFGLSASDPAGCRRCQCDARGTVPGVTSCDPNSGTCFCKRLVTGRGCNRCLPGHWGLSHDLLGCRPCDCDVGGALDPQCNEATGQCRCRQHMVGRRCEQVQPGYFRPFLDHLTWEAEDTQGQMVDVVERLATPSGTPSWTGRGFVRLQEGQMLEFLVASVPRAMDYDLLLRLEPQVPEQWAEMEVTVQRPGPVSAHSLCGHVLPKDDHIPGTLRPETRYMVFPRPVCLEPGMSYKVHLKLVRTGGSTQMDAPYSGPSLLIDSLVLLPRVLVLEMFSGGDAEALERRATFERYRCHEEGLVPSKTPPSEACAPLLISLSAVLYNGALPCQCDPQGSLSSECDPHGGQCLCKPAVVGRRCDVCAPGFYGFGPTGCQACQCSSEGALSGLCEGTSGQCPCRTGAFGLRCDRCQRGQWGFPSCQPCVCNGHADECDTRTGTCLGCRDHTGGEHCERCIAGFHGDPRLPYGGQCRPCPCPEGPGSRRHFATSCHRDGYSQQIVCHCRAGYTGSRCDACAPGYFGDPSRPGGQCQPCECSGNIDPTDPDACDPRTGQCLRCLHHTEGPHCAHCKPGFHGQAARQNCHRCVCNLLGTDPRHCPSTDRCNCDPSSGQCPCLPNVQGPSCDRCAPNFWNLTSGHGCQPCACHPSRARGPTCNEFTGQCHCRAGFGGRTCSECQELHWGDPGLQCRVCDCDPRGIDTPQCHRSTGHCSCRPGVSGVRCDQCARGFSGVFPACHPCHACFGDWDRVVQDLAARTRRLEQRAQELQQTGVLGAFESSFWHIQEKLGTVQGIVGARNASAASTAQLMESTEELRREIGEATEHLTRLEAELTDVQDENFNANHALSSLERDGLALNLTLRQLDQHLDLLKHSNFLGAYDSIRHAHSLSAEAEHRANASALTMPSPVSNSADTRHRTEELMAAQREDFNRKHMANQRALGELSARTHSLSLTAINELVCGPPGDAPCATSPCGGAGCLDEDGQPRCGGLGCSGAVAMADLALGRARHTQAELQRALAEGGGILSQVAETRRQAGEAQQRAQAALDKANASRGQVEKANQELRELIQNVKDFLSQEGADPDSIEMVATRVLELSIPASPEQIQHLAGAIAERVRSLADVDTILARTVGDVRRAEQLLQDARRARSRAEGEKQKAEIVQAALEEAQRAQGAAQGAIQGAVVDTQDTERTLHQVQEKVAGAEQALSSAGERAQELDGLLEALKLKRAGNSLAASSAEETAGNAQGRAREAEQLLQGPVGDQYQTVKALAERKAQGVLAAQERAEQLRDEARGLLQAAQDKLQRLQELEGTYEENERALEGKAAQLDGLEARMRSVLQAINLQVQIYNTCQ; encoded by the exons ATGGAGCGGGCCTCAGGGGACCGAGGGAGGGACCTGCGGGGACAGccggggccctgggctcttcGACTGGGCCTACTGCTGAGTG TGCTGGCCACCGCCCTGGCCCAGGCCCTCGTCCCAGATGTGCCAGCCTGTTCGAGGGGAAGCTGCTACCCTGCCACAGGTGACCTGCTAGTGGGCCGTGCTGACAGACTGACTGCCTCCTCCACCTGTGGCTTGCATGGCCCCCAACCCTACTGCATTGTTAGTCACCTGCAG GATGAGAAGAAGTGCTTCCTGTGTGACTCCCGGCGCCCCTTCTCTGCTAGAGACAACCCAAACAGCCATCGCATCCAGAATGTAGTTACCAGCTTTGCACCACAGCGCCGGACAGCCTGGTGGCAGTCAGAGAATG GTGTCCCCGTGGTCACCATCCAGCTGGACTTGGAGGCTGAGTTTCATTTCACGCACCTCATTATGACCTTCAAG ACATTTCGTCCTGCTGCCATGCTGGTGGAGCGCTCAGCTGACTTTGGACGCACCTGGCATGTCTACCGATATTTTTCCTATGACTGTGGGGCTGACTTTCCAGGAGTCCCACTGGCCCCCCCACGGCACTGGGATGACATAGTCTGTGAGTCCCGCTACTCAGAGATTGAGCCATCTACTGAAGGCGAG GTCATCTATCGTGTGCTGGATCCTGCCATCCCTATCCCAGACCCGTATAGCCCACGGATCCAGA ACCTGCTGAAGATCACCAACCTACGGGTGAACCTGACACGGCTGCACACACTGGGGGACAACCTGCTCGACCCACGGCGGGAGATCCGTGAGAAATACTATTACGCCCTCTACGAGCTGGTTGTGCGTGGCAACTGCTTCTGTTATGGACATGCCTCGCAGTGTGCACCCGCCCCAGGAGCACCAGCCCATGCTGAGGGCATG GTTCATGGGGCCTGCGTCTGCAAACACAACACTCGTGGCCTCAACTGTGAGCAGTGTCAGGATTTCTATCATGACTTGCCCTGGCGTCCAGCTGAGGATGGCCACAGTCATGCCTGCAGGA AGTGTGAGTGCCATGGGCACGCCCACAGCTGCCACTTTGACATGGCCGTATACCTGGCGTCTGGCAACGTGAGTGGAGGCGTGTGTGATGGATGTCAGCACAATACAGCTGGGCGCCACTGTGAGCTCTGCCGACCCTTCTTCTACCGTGACCCAAGCAAGGACCTGCGGGACCCAGCTGTGTGCCGCT CCTGTGACTGTGACCCCATGGGTTCCCAAGACGGTGGTCGCTGTGATCCCCATGATGATCCTGCTATGGGGCTGGTTTCGGGCCAGTGTCGCTGCAAAGAACATGTGGTGGGCTCTCGCTGCCAGCAATGCCGTGATGGCTTCTTTGGGCTCAGTGCCAGCGACCCTGCAGGCTGCCGGA GGTGTCAGTGTGATGCACGGGGCACAGTGCCTGGGGTCACTTCCTGTGACCCCAACAGTGGAACCTGTTTCTGCAAGCGTCTAGTGACTGGACGTGGCTGTAACCGCTGCCTG CCTGGTCACTGGGGCCTGAGCCATGATCTGCTTGGCTGCCGTCCGTGTGATTGCGACGTGGGTGGTGCCTTGGATCCCCA GTGCAATGAGGCCACAGGTCAGTGCCGCTGTCGCCAGCACATGGTGGGGCGACGCTGTGAGCAGGTGCAGCCTGGCTACTTCCGGCCCTTCCTGGACCACCTAACTTGGGAGGCAGAGGACACCCAAGGGCAG ATGGTCGACGTGGTGGAGCGCTTGGCGACCCCtagtgggactccatcctggacaGGCCGGGGCTTTGTTAGGCTGCAGGAAGGTCAGATGCTGGAGTTCCTGGTCGCCTCTGTGCCGAGAGCCATGGACTACGACCTGCTGCTGCGCttggagccccag GTCCCTGAGCAATGGGCAGAGATGGAAGTGACCGTGCAGCGCCCAGGGCCTGTGTCTGCCCACAGCCTGTGTGGGCATGTGCTGCCCAAGGATGACCACATCCCAGGGACTCTGCGACCAGAAACCCG GTATATGGTGTTTCCCAGACCTGTCTGCCTTGAGCCTGGCATGTCTTACAAAGTACATCTGAAGCTGGTGCGAACAGGGGGAAGCACCCAGATGGATGCTCCCTACTCTGGACCCAGCCTGCTCATTGACTCG CTGGTGCTGCTGCCCCGTGTCCTGGTGCTAGAGATGTTTAGTGGGGGGGACGCCGAGGCTCTGGAGCGCCGTGCCACCTTTGAACGCTACCGCTGCCATGAGGAGGGGCTGGTGCCCAGTAAGACCCCTCCCTCTGAGGCCTGCGCCCCCCTCCTCATCAGCCTGTCCGCCGTCCTCTACAACGGTGCCTTGC cctGTCAGTGTGACCCTCAGGGCTCCCTAAGTTCTGAGTGTGATCCCCATGGCGGCCAGTGCCTGTGTAAGCCTGCGGTGGTGGGGCGCCGCTGTGACGTCTGTGCCCCTGGCTTCTACGGCTTTGGCCCCACAGGCTGTCAAG CCTGCCAGTGCAGTTCCGAGGGGGCACTCAGTGGCCTGTGTGAAGGGACCAGTGGGCAATGCCCCTGCCGAACTGGGGCCTTCGGGCTTCGGTGCGATCGCTGCCAGCGTGGCCAGTGGGGATTTCCTAGCTGCCAGCCATGTGTCTGCAACGGGCACGCAGACGAGTGTGACACCCGCACGGGCACTTGCCTGGGCTGCCGTGATCACACCGGGGGTGAGCACTGTGAAAG GTGCATTGCTGGCTTCCATGGGGACCCACGGCTCCCATATGGGGGCCAGTGCCGGCCCTGTCCCTGCCCTGAAGGCCCTGGGAGCCGGCGGCACTTTGCTACTTCCTGCCATAGGGATGGGTACTCCCAGCAGATCGTGTGCCACTGTAGGGCGGGCTACACAG GGTCGCGGTGTGATGCTTGTGCCCCTGGGTACTTTGGGGACCCGTCAAGGCCGGGTGGCCAGTGCCAACCGTGTGAGTGCAGTGGGAACATTGACCCCACGGACCCTGATGCCTGTGACCCCCGCACGGGACAATGCCTGCGCTGCTTACACCACACGGAGGGGCCCCACTGTGCCCACTGCAAGCCTGGCTTCCATGGGCAGGCTGCCCGACAGAACTGTCACC GCTGCGTCTGCAACTTGCTGGGTACCGATCCCCGGCATTGCCCGTCCACTGACCGCTGCAACTGTGACCCAAGCAGTGGGCAGTGCCCATGCCTCCCCAATGTCCAGGGCCCTAGCTGTGACCGCTGTGCCCCCAACTTCTGGAACCTTACCAGCGGCCATGGCTGCCAGCCCTGTGCCTGCCACCCAAGCCGAGCCAGAGGCCCCACCTGCAATGAG TTCACAGGGCAGTGCCACTGCCGTGCTGGCTTTGGTGGGCGAACTTGTTCTGAGTGCCAAGAGCTCCATTGGGGAGACCCTGGGTTGCAGTGCCGTG TCTGTGACTGTGACCCTCGTGGAATAGACACACCTCAGTGTCACCGCTCCACAGGGCACTGCAGCTGCCGCCCAGGCGTGTCAGGCGTGCGCTGTGACCAGTGTGCCCGAGGCTTCTCAGGAGTCTTTCCTGCTTGCCACCCATGCCACGCATGCTTCGGGGATTGGGACCGAGTGGTCCAGGACTTGGCTGCCCGTACACGGCGCCTGGAACAGCGGGCACAGGAGCTGCAGCAGACGGGTGTGCTGGGCGCCTTTGAGAGCAGTTTCTGGCACATACAGGAGAAGCTGGGGACTGTGCAGGGGATTGTGGGTGCCCGCAACGCCTCAGCTGCCTCCACTGCACAGCTCATGGAGTCCACAGAGGAGCTGCG GCGTGAAATTGGAGAGGCCACTGAGCACCTGACCCGGCTGGAGGCAGAACTGACAGATGTGCAGGATGAGAACTTCAACGCCAACCATGCACTGAGCAGTCTGGAGCGAGATGGGCTTGCACTTAATCTCACACTGCGGCAGCTGGATCAGCATCTAGACCTGCTCAAGCATTCAAACTTCCTGG GTGCCTATGACAGCATCCGCCACGCCCACAGTCTGTCTGCAGAGGCAGAACATCGTGCCAACGCATCGGCCTTGACAATGCCCAGCCCTGTGAGCAACTCAGCAGATACCCGGCACCGGACAGAGGAGCTAATGGCTGCCCAGAGGGAGGACTTCAACCGCAAACACATGGCCAACCAGAGGGCACTAGGCGAGCTCTCTGCCCGTACCCATTCCCTGAGCTTGACAGCCATAAATGAACTG GTGTGTGGACCCCCAGGGGATGCACCCTGTGCTACAAGCCCTTGTGGGGGTGCCGGCTGTCTGGACGAGGATGGGCAGCCCCGCTGTGGGGGCCTCGGCTGCAGTGGGGCAGTAGCCATGGCGGACCTGGCACTGGGCCGGGCCAGGCACACACAGGCAGAGTTGCAGCGGGCACTGGCAGAAGGTGGTGGCATCCTCAGCCAGGTGGCTGAGACGCGTCGGCAGGCAGGCGAGGCACAGCAGCGGGCCCAGGCAGCCCTGGACAAGGCTAATGCTTCCAGGGGACAGGTGGAGAAGGCCAACCAAGAACTTCGGGAACTTATCCAGAATGTGAAGGACTTCCTCAGCC AGGAGGGGGCTGATCCCGATAGCATTGAGATGGTGGCCACACGAGTGCTAGAGCTCTCCATCCCAGCATCACCTGAGCAGATTCAGCACCTGGCAGGCGCGATTGCGGAGAGAGTCCGGAGCCTGGCAGATGTGGACACAATCCTGGCCCGTACTGTGGGAGATGTGCGTCGGGCAGAGCAGCTACTACAAGATGCACGGCGGGCAAG gAGCCGGGCTGAGGGTGAGAAACAGAAGGCAGAAATTGTACAGGCAGCACTGGAGGAAGCCCAGAGGGCACAGGGTGCTGCTCAGGGTGCCATTCAGGGGGCAGTAGTTGACACACAGGACACCGAGCGAACCCTGCACCAG GTGCAGGAGAAGGTGGCAGGTGCGGAGCAGGCACTGAGCTCTGCAGGCGAGCGGGCTCAGGAGTTGGATGGTCTCCTGGAGGCTCTGAAATTGAAACGAGCAGGGAATAGCCTGGCAGCCTCTAGCGCTGAAGAAACAGCAGGCAATGCCCAGGGTCGTGCCCGGGAAGCTGAGCAG CTGCTGCAGGGCCCAGTAGGCGACCAGTACCAGACGGTGAAGGCTTTGGCTGAGCGCAAGGCCCAGGGTGTGCTGGCTGCGCAGGAGCGGGCAGAGCAGCTTCGGGATGAGGCTCGAGGCTTGTTGCAGGCTGCTCAGGACAAGCTGCAACGGTTGCAAG AGCTGGAGGGCACCTATGAGGAGAACGAACGGGCCCTGGAAGGCAAAGCCGCCCAGCTGGATGGGCTGGAGGCCAGGATGCGTAGTGTGCTTCAAGCTATCAACCTGCAGGTCCAGATCTACAACACTTGCCAGTGA